The following are encoded in a window of Pseudomonas sp. JQ170C genomic DNA:
- a CDS encoding MFS transporter, translating to MNKYSADIKRWRVQIFAITWIAYAAFYFTRKAFSVAKLGIGEDPSFTLDKMAMANLDAIYLAAYAVGQFTWGMLADRFGPRVVVLGGLVISAAAALVMGSYATFPIFATCMLVQGLAQSTGWAGLCKNIGSFFPSSQRGRVLGLWSSCYAFGGLVASPFAGWWAYTLIGTWHAAFFSSAAVVAVVAVLFFFLQRNKPEDVGLPAVEPEPESMVPGSTICSVWAPLREILRNRTVLTLGLAYFMLKPARYAILLWGPVIVFEQMPSVGKVGAAIIPTAFELAGLLGPIMIGLASDKLFGARRMPACVISLLVLTVVLALFMGAMQSGSVMLVVALLFVMGLTLYGPDSMISGAAAIDFGTAKAGATAAGFVNGCGSVGAILGGLLPGYFDGVTVFIVFAACALFSALVLVPHWNSRPATAEHTPAVAPNTAMAIKPLRT from the coding sequence ATGAATAAATACAGTGCAGATATAAAGCGTTGGCGCGTGCAGATCTTTGCCATCACCTGGATTGCCTACGCCGCGTTCTACTTCACCCGCAAAGCGTTCTCGGTGGCCAAGCTCGGCATCGGCGAAGACCCCAGTTTTACCCTCGACAAAATGGCCATGGCCAACCTCGATGCCATCTACCTGGCGGCCTATGCGGTAGGGCAGTTCACCTGGGGCATGCTTGCCGACCGCTTCGGCCCGCGGGTGGTGGTGCTGGGCGGCCTGGTCATCTCGGCGGCGGCGGCCCTGGTCATGGGCAGCTACGCCACCTTCCCGATCTTCGCGACCTGCATGCTGGTCCAGGGCCTGGCGCAGTCCACCGGGTGGGCGGGGCTGTGCAAGAACATCGGCAGCTTCTTTCCCTCGTCACAGCGCGGGCGGGTATTGGGGCTGTGGAGTTCATGCTATGCCTTCGGCGGCCTGGTGGCTTCACCGTTTGCCGGATGGTGGGCCTACACCCTGATCGGTACCTGGCATGCGGCGTTTTTCTCCAGTGCCGCGGTGGTGGCGGTGGTGGCCGTGCTGTTCTTCTTCCTCCAGCGCAACAAGCCTGAAGACGTCGGCCTGCCCGCGGTAGAGCCGGAGCCTGAAAGCATGGTGCCGGGCAGCACGATCTGCAGCGTGTGGGCGCCACTGCGCGAGATCCTGCGCAACCGCACGGTGCTGACCCTGGGCCTTGCGTATTTCATGCTCAAGCCTGCGCGCTACGCCATTCTGCTGTGGGGGCCGGTGATCGTCTTCGAGCAGATGCCCTCGGTGGGCAAGGTGGGTGCGGCGATCATTCCTACCGCGTTCGAGCTGGCCGGCCTGCTGGGCCCGATCATGATCGGCCTGGCTTCCGACAAGCTCTTCGGCGCCCGGCGCATGCCGGCCTGTGTCATCAGCCTGCTGGTGCTCACCGTGGTGCTGGCGCTGTTCATGGGGGCGATGCAAAGCGGCAGCGTGATGCTGGTGGTGGCCCTGCTGTTCGTGATGGGCCTGACCCTGTACGGGCCGGACTCGATGATCAGCGGCGCGGCCGCCATCGACTTCGGCACGGCCAAGGCCGGTGCCACGGCGGCGGGCTTCGTCAACGGCTGCGGCTCGGTGGGCGCGATCCTCGGTGGGCTGCTGCCGGGCTACTTTGATGGCGTCACGGTGTTCATCGTGTTTGCCGCCTGCGCCCTGTTCTCGGCGCTGGTGCTGGTGCCGCACTGGAACAGCCGTCCGGCCACGGCCGAGCATACCCCGGCGGTCGCACCCAACACCGCCATGGCCATCAAACCCCTGCGTACCTGA
- a CDS encoding FAD-dependent oxidoreductase, whose amino-acid sequence MRPFWLQQALDQEDAPACPPLAADTRADVCIVGGGYTGLWTALMLKEQNPALDVVLIEADICGAGASGRNGGCALSWSAKYFTLERLFGLQEAVRLVQASEQSIHAIGDFCRAHGIDADYRLDGTLYTATNRAQMGATDGVIAALERQGINSFQRLPVEQVQRMAGSAKHLEGWFSPAAATVQPGKLVRGLRRVALQKGVRIYENTAMTGLQEGPQAVVETTRGGVRADRVVLALNAWMARAFPQFERSVAIVSSDMIITEPRPELLGQMGLTSGVSVLDSRIFVHYYHNTSDGRLMLGKGGNTFAYGGRMLPVFDQPSPYEGLLRRSLGEFFPSLAQVPVAATWNGPSDRSVTGLPFFGKLGAQGNVFYGFGYSGSGVGPCHMGGQILSSLVLGVDNAWTRSPLVNGPLGYFPPEPIRYLGSLMVRNAIRRKEQAEDHGHRPRRLDVRLARFAAAAGKADKA is encoded by the coding sequence ATGAGACCCTTCTGGCTGCAACAGGCGCTGGATCAGGAAGATGCGCCCGCGTGCCCACCACTGGCTGCCGATACCCGTGCCGATGTCTGCATCGTTGGCGGTGGCTATACCGGGTTGTGGACCGCGCTGATGCTCAAGGAACAGAACCCGGCCCTGGACGTCGTGCTGATCGAAGCCGACATTTGCGGCGCCGGGGCCAGTGGGCGCAACGGGGGTTGTGCGTTGTCGTGGTCGGCCAAGTATTTCACCCTCGAACGCCTGTTCGGCCTCCAGGAGGCGGTGCGCCTGGTGCAGGCGTCGGAACAGAGCATCCATGCCATCGGCGACTTTTGCCGTGCCCATGGCATCGATGCCGACTACCGCCTGGACGGCACCCTCTACACCGCCACCAACCGCGCCCAGATGGGCGCCACCGATGGCGTGATCGCCGCCCTGGAACGCCAGGGCATCAACTCCTTCCAGCGTTTGCCGGTGGAGCAGGTGCAGCGCATGGCGGGGTCGGCCAAGCACCTGGAAGGCTGGTTCTCGCCGGCCGCGGCCACGGTGCAGCCGGGCAAACTGGTGCGCGGCTTGCGCCGGGTTGCCTTGCAAAAAGGCGTGCGGATTTATGAAAACACCGCGATGACCGGCCTGCAGGAAGGGCCGCAGGCGGTGGTGGAAACCACCCGCGGCGGCGTTCGTGCAGACCGGGTGGTGCTCGCCCTCAATGCCTGGATGGCGCGGGCCTTCCCGCAGTTCGAGCGCAGTGTGGCGATTGTCTCCAGCGACATGATCATCACCGAGCCACGGCCGGAGCTGCTGGGGCAGATGGGGCTTACCAGCGGTGTGAGCGTGCTCGATTCACGGATTTTCGTTCACTACTACCACAACACCAGCGATGGCCGGCTGATGCTCGGCAAGGGCGGCAATACCTTTGCCTACGGCGGGCGGATGCTGCCGGTGTTCGATCAGCCGTCACCCTACGAAGGGCTGCTGCGCCGCAGCCTGGGCGAGTTTTTCCCGAGCCTGGCCCAGGTGCCGGTGGCCGCCACCTGGAATGGCCCCTCTGACCGCTCCGTCACCGGGTTGCCGTTTTTTGGCAAGCTCGGTGCCCAGGGCAATGTGTTTTATGGCTTTGGTTACTCGGGCAGTGGGGTGGGCCCGTGTCACATGGGCGGGCAGATCCTCTCGTCGCTGGTACTGGGCGTGGACAACGCCTGGACCCGTTCGCCGCTGGTCAACGGCCCGCTCGGGTATTTCCCGCCCGAACCGATCCGTTACCTGGGCTCGCTGATGGTGCGCAATGCCATTCGTCGCAAGGAGCAGGCCGAGGACCATGGTCACCGGCCGCGGCGCCTGGATGTGCGCCTGGCCCGCTTTGCCGCGGCGGCAGGTAAAGCCGACAAGGCCTGA